The Heptranchias perlo isolate sHepPer1 chromosome X, sHepPer1.hap1, whole genome shotgun sequence genomic interval atccttacacctttttttgaaaaagggtgtaacatttgcaattctccagttctctggcaccatccctgtatccacggatgtttggaaggttaaggCCAGCACCTccttaatttccacccttacttccctaagCAACCTTAGATGCATCCCATACTATCAtgaattatctactttaagtacatctagcctttcaagtacctctttatcaatgtttagcccatccagtatctcaaccatatattactttactgacactctggcagcatcttcttccttggtaaagacagatgcaaagtgcacatttagtacctcagccatcccctctgccgccatgagtagatcttctttatggtccctaatcagccgccTCCCTCCTCTTACAGcccgtttattgtttacatgTCAGATTCAATTACATGCCtgtagattcccttttatgttaaccgtcagtctattctcatagtctctctttgcccctcttaattccgctttcacttcacctctgaactctttatattctgcctggttatcacttgtgttatcaaactgacatctatcatacgcccccttttccgtttcatctttctcactatctcttttgtcatccagggaaatctggctttagttgcccgaaCTTTCTGCTCATGCGAATaggcctagactgtacccgaatcatctcttccttaaaggccgccctcagttcaattgcagttttgcctgccaatctttattccaatttaccagggccagatctgctctcttcccattgaaattggccctagaattgagtattttcactttagagtggtccgtgtccttttccgtagctattctaatccttatgatgctatgatcgctgctccctaaatgctcccccaatgacacttgctccacttggcccgcatcAATCCCTGGAACCAAGTcgagcaatgtctccttcctcgttgggccggaaacgtactggaaagttatcctgaatgcatttcaaaaattcctccccctctgtgtccctTATAGTATTATTGGTATGTAGATTGCTCCCTTCTGTGAGTTACCCTGTACATGAATAAACCCCGTTTAGTTCTTTAGCCTGTTGTGAACTGTCCCTAATGTGCTTTCACATCTCACTCACACTGCGCCCTTCTGTGAATTGCTCTGTACATGAATAGACTCGTTTGATCCTTTATCCAGTTGCGAATTTTGTCCGATGCAACTAAAATTCTTCCTTATCTCAAACGATGAGGGCGGTCATGGCATCCCTCCATGCTGTCcagcatttaaaaaaaggaagattGGTGCTCCCTGCGCAAAGTGCCCGAGATTACATTAACAATCCGATGGGAAATAGGGGAAACTTTTAACATGCTTGAAAGAAAAACCGTACAAAGGTAAATAGAGCAGATTGACCTCAGCTTCTCTACCCGAGCTGCGCTGAGCTGCTAGATGtgagtccagtgcagtactgagcagcAAACAATTTATGAAGGCCCGAGATACCATCCCCGACCTGTGCTGATGTTGATCTCATCCAGGGTTGTACTGAGCCTGGCACAgttcaggaagggcccaggtactatccccggcctgtgctgagttacagGATGCAAGCCTCGGTAGATGGTTGGAGTACACCTGCCCCTCTGGCCCTGTGAGTGAAATCACCCTGCCATATTCTCACTGTAATTTCAAGCCTCGGGAGATGGTTGGAGTCCACCTGCCCCTCTGGTCCTGTGAGTGAAATCACCCTGCCATATTCTCACTGTAATTTCGAACTGTTTAAATGATCATCAAACCTGAGCTCTTTTGCTGTTGCTGTGTTCGTTAACCGTGAGCTTGATGGATCACTGGATACGCTTGGGTAAAACGGACAGTCTTTATTTGATAAGAACAACCCATTATCAGGCAGAACCGCTCCAGCGGACGGAGACCTCAGAAAAGGAAGGGTTAAATTCCTTTCAATAACTGCGGCGATATTATCCCCACGACTAACACGCGATGACCGTCTCATAATCAGGAATCTTACAGATTCTGTGGCCGTGTTACAGGGTGAGCATGAAACCTCAGTTTGAAGAGCTACCCCATAATTATGTCGGCTAAAAGGACACATTTATTTAATATCTGTACAGGtcaggagagaaaggaagaggcacagactgagagagaacaTTAAAACGAAAACAAAGGAAGTGGAAGTTGAGAGGGAAAGAAGAGCTTTCTGTGAGtgctgagaggagcagagagacacagggagtgtgttagtggtgagaggagcagagagacacagggaaTATGCGAGTTcggggaggttcagagagatACAGGGAGTCTGTGATTgttgagaggaggagagagacacggggagtCTGTGACTGGTGGGTGAAGGAGAAAAACACAGGGAGTCTGTGaatggtgagaggagcagagagaaccAGGGTGTCTGTGAATGGTGAGAGGAGCAAAGAGACATAGTGAATTTGTGAATGGTGAGAGCAGCAGAAAGACACACGGAGTctgtgagtggtgagaggagcactgatagagatagagagagtctaTGCTTGGGGCGAGGAGCACAGAGGCACAGGGAGTCTGAATGGTAAGAGgagcagagaaagggagagatggaGTAAGGGAAATCCAGCAATAGACAAAGGTATTGGGAGAATGAGATTTAGAGTGAGTAATGGTTTACTGAGTCTTAAATAAAAGGGCGTAAATAGACTCCTAGACTAGGGTATTCGTGATACCATAGCTCACCATGTTTCCGAGAATGGCACTAGCAGTCGGCTGGAGGTGCTGGGCCGCTTAATGATGGCACAGGACAACTCGTCCCACTATCTCTGTGCCACTGATGGTGACAGACCAGCAGCTCGAACACCCGAGCGAAATGATCCACATTATCACATTAATTCCAGGTACTGGCAAGATggaccgattggcctccttctgtgctgtatgcttcCATGACTCGATGATTCTAAGAACATCCTTCACCTGTTGACTCTTCCAGTTCCTTCCAATAGAGACGGTTCTCAAAAGGTCTAACCCAGTGTGAGGTCACTATGCTCCGAAATCTGCACACTGAAAATTGAACCTTGCCAGTGGAGAAGACTTCCCTGGAAGTCATGCTGACCGGGGAGACTTGAAGTTtggccagacacaacccaacGAAGACATCTTCCAGTTTGAGGAATGGAACATCCCTCGAAATGTTCCAGATCGCTCCCGCCAAGTCACCAGAAAAGACATAACCGGTCCCAGAGCAAAATGGCGGATACTTTGGATCAGGATATTCCTCCTCACTAACGTAAAATTTGCTATTTTTATCCCTTATTGGGCCCCAATTAGAGAAGACAACTCCACTGAAGAAATTGTGCGTATCCTTCGCCGACAGGAGCTGGGTCAGGTAATTGGTGTTCACAAACATATCTGAGTCTGTCTTCATGACGAAAACCGCTGAAGAGCAGAATCGATGAATCCATTCCATCCCCATTAACACTTTGAGCGTCAGGTTGTAATAGGTGTCGGTGAAATTGCTCTGAATTATATCCTTGTTGAGTTGATTTTCTCTCTCGATATCTGACTGGTGGGCTCCATCGTAACGCAGGAGGAAATATGTGCAAATCCGTCTCTCCCCAATCCGTCTGTCTTTGCCCCAGGTCTCCCGGATGGCAGCCCGTTCCTCCAGCTGCTCATGTCTCGTGGTCACCAGTATGCACAAAAATGGAGGGTCGGTGTGGCACCGGGAGTCAGGAATCGCCAGGAAACCATTGCGTTGGCCTGAGGTGAATTGTACATCCTTCCGAATGAAACGTTGGGAAAGATATACTCCAATTATCAAACTGTAAACCAGAATGAGTAGAGCAGATAGAGAgcagagcaggaacaggaggtatCTTACCTTCCTGGGAGTCATCTGCAAAAAAAAGGGCATCAAAATATGAATGGCCAATGTACACAATTGATCAGGAAAACTACTGAATTCAAACAAGAATGTAGTTGAGGAAAATAAAGCAAATAAAACTAAgggcgatacagagtaaagctccctctacacagtcccatcaaaccctcccaggacaggtacagcacgggtcagataaagaataaagctccctctacactgtcccatcaaacactcccaggacaggtacagcacgggtcagataaagaataaagctccctcgacactgtcccatcaaacactcccagggcaggtacagcacaggttagatacagagtaaagctccctctgcactgtcccatcaaacactgctagggcaggtacagcacaggtacagagtaaagctccctccacactgtcccatcaaacactcccagggcagggacagcacaggtacagagtaaagcccacAATTCGTGTTTTATGTCACTTCCCCCAAAACTCTTCCAGTCCAGCTTCGATCTTGCGCTGTGAATCTTGCATTTACATCCTGGTATCATGTTTGCGATTGAAAGCTCAGAAATGCAAGGTCACAAAATTTTGAGAACAGGGCGGGTGATCCCTGAAAATACAGAATGACCTGCAGCCTGAATCCTACCTGCTCTGTGTTACCCGCGCTGTCAGCTCaacatttactctaacaaaacccttcatatTTTGTACATCTCCATTAAATATTCACTtcgccttctctgctcgaaggagaacaaccccagcttctccagtctctccacgtaactggagtccctcatcactggttccATTCTcgtcaatctcctctgtaccctctcaccacatctgcCTCTAGCCCATCCGTCTGTCACCCATCCAACTGTCCCCCATCCGTCACTCTGCACAAGATGAGAGCTTTtcgtgttgggggtaatatattggcatgggtaGAGGTTTGGCTAAATAACAGAAATCAAAGAGTCGtgaaaaagggtcattttcaaaatggcaatctgtaacatgtggggtaccgcagggatcagtgctatggcctcaactatttacaatatatataaatgacttggatgaaggaacagagtgttttgtgggaacatttgctgatgatacgaagataggtggaaaagcaagtttcgATGAggtcacaaagtgtctgcaaagggatattgacaggttaagcaaatgggcaaaaaattggcagatggaatataatgtgggaaaatgtgaagtcatccactttgggaggaaaaataaaaaagcaaaacattATTGGAATGCAAAAATACTACATTTTACAGAGGGATCAGGGTGTCCTCG includes:
- the LOC137306977 gene encoding beta-1,3-galactosyltransferase 5-like; translation: MTPRKVRYLLFLLCSLSALLILVYSLIIGVYLSQRFIRKDVQFTSGQRNGFLAIPDSRCHTDPPFLCILVTTRHEQLEERAAIRETWGKDRRIGERRICTYFLLRYDGAHQSDIERENQLNKDIIQSNFTDTYYNLTLKVLMGMEWIHRFCSSAVFVMKTDSDMFVNTNYLTQLLSAKDTHNFFSGVVFSNWGPIRDKNSKFYVSEEEYPDPKYPPFCSGTGYVFSGDLAGAIWNISRDVPFLKLEDVFVGLCLAKLQVSPVSMTSREVFSTGKVQFSVCRFRSIVTSHWVRPFENRLYWKELEESTGEGCS